A DNA window from Camelina sativa cultivar DH55 chromosome 13, Cs, whole genome shotgun sequence contains the following coding sequences:
- the LOC104734514 gene encoding uncharacterized protein LOC104734514, protein MAAMSEKEAMVDPFLVEALQNPRHRLTILRMELDIQKFFQSPEQQQYEFQPLPTSYLRLIAHRVAQHYGLFTTALDGGGLDGSGNRILATKTADSRYPYVCLSEIPVKQPEIHGRPVGKIAIKPRPNRGSGGIGSGSGVEKNLLRSVEERKEEYDKARARIFNSPSSSDSEDSSIRAPPPPPAHLDTKHNYQCPPSRHETGVVINNNSNPVDVERNGAIRDSGRTSRVAIIRDREKDRYDPDYDRNRYVRVTPPVQNFSPIPIQLPFHDAIFPQMPRTQAGLNYGHPLNPAMITPSYTEWPSATMTYAQTLNASDAHLFRHPNP, encoded by the exons ATGGCTGCTATGAGCGAGAAGGAAGCTATGGTGGATCCTTTTTTGGTCGAAGCTCTTCAGAACCCTCGTCATCGTCTCACCA TTTTGCGTATGGAGCTCGATATACAGAAGTTCTTTCAAAGTCCAGAGCAGCAACAATATGAGTTCCAGCCTTTGCCAACATCTTATCTTCGTCTTATTGCACACCGTGTTGCTCAACATTACGGCCTGTTTACCACGGCTTTAGACGGTGGTGGTCTTGATGGCTCAGGGAACAGAATCCTGGCGACCAAAACGGCAGATAGTAGATACCCATACGTCTGTTTGTCTGAGATTCCTGTGAAGCAACCTGAGATTCATGGTAGGCCTGTAGGCAAAATTGCGATCAAGCCTAGACCCAACAGAGGATCTGGTGGGATAGGTAGTGGATCAGGAGTTGAAAAGAATCTCTTGAGAAGCgttgaagagagaaaagaagagtatGATAAAGCTCGGGCTCGCATCTTCAACAGCCCTAGCAGTTCAGACTCTGAAGACTCTTCAATAcgagctcctcctcctcctcctgctcaCCTTgacacaaaacataattatcAATGTCCTCCGAGTAGACATGAGACCGGAGtggtaattaataataatagtaatccTGTTGATGTAGAGAGGAATGGTGCTATCAGAGACTCAGGAAGGACTTCTCGGGTTGCCATtattagagatagagagaaggatCGTTATGATCCTGATTATGACCGTAACAG GTACGTGAGGGTTACACCACCGGTACAAAACTTCAGTCCGATACCAATTCAGCTTCCGTTCCATGACGCAATTTTCCCGCAGATGCCAAGAACTCAAGCCGGCCTAAACTATGGGCATCCCTTAAACCCGGCTATGATCACACCTTCATATACAGAGTGGCCTAGTGCCACTATGACTTATGCACAAACATTGAACGCGTCAGACGCACATCTTTTCAG GCACCCGAATCCTTGA